In Pseudomonas rhizosphaerae, one DNA window encodes the following:
- the ubiG gene encoding bifunctional 2-polyprenyl-6-hydroxyphenol methylase/3-demethylubiquinol 3-O-methyltransferase UbiG: MSNVDHAEIAKFEALAHRWWDRNSEFKPLHDINPLRVNWIDERVNLAGKQVLDVGCGGGILSEAMALRGAKVTGIDMGEAPLAVARLHQLESGVEVEYRQITAEALSAECPQQFDVVTCLEMLEHVPDPSSVIRACFRMVKPGGQVFFSTINRNPKAYLFAIIGAEYIMKLLPRGTHDFKKFIRPSELGAWSREAGLNVKDIIGLTYNPLTKHYKLAADVDVNYMIQTLREE; encoded by the coding sequence ATGAGCAACGTCGACCACGCTGAAATCGCCAAGTTCGAAGCCCTGGCGCACCGCTGGTGGGACCGCAACAGCGAGTTCAAGCCGCTGCACGACATCAACCCGCTGCGCGTCAACTGGATCGACGAGCGGGTCAACCTGGCCGGCAAGCAGGTACTGGACGTCGGTTGCGGCGGCGGCATCCTCAGCGAAGCCATGGCCCTGCGCGGCGCCAAGGTCACCGGCATCGACATGGGCGAGGCGCCGCTGGCGGTCGCCCGCCTGCACCAGCTCGAATCCGGTGTGGAGGTGGAATACCGCCAGATCACTGCCGAGGCCCTTTCGGCCGAGTGCCCGCAGCAGTTCGACGTGGTCACCTGCCTGGAGATGCTTGAGCACGTGCCGGACCCTTCGTCGGTCATCCGCGCCTGTTTCCGCATGGTCAAGCCCGGCGGCCAGGTGTTCTTCTCGACCATCAACCGCAACCCCAAGGCCTACCTGTTCGCGATCATCGGCGCCGAATACATCATGAAGCTGCTGCCACGCGGCACCCACGACTTCAAGAAATTCATCCGCCCGTCCGAACTCGGCGCCTGGAGCCGCGAAGCCGGCTTGAACGTCAAGGACATCATCGGCCTGACCTACAACCCGCTGACCAAGCACTACAAGCTAGCGGCGGACGTCGACGTCAACTACATGATCCAGACCCTACGCGAGGAATGA
- a CDS encoding TRZ/ATZ family hydrolase: MPDVDTALDLLLLPTWLVPVEPAGVVLQDHALGIRDGQIAFIGPRSAAARLQAREIRELPGQLLAPGLINAHGHAAMTLFRGLADDLPLMTWLEQHIWPAEARWVSEAFVRDGTDLAIAEQLQGGITCFSDMYFYPEVAAERVHASGMRAQVTVPVLNFPIPGARDADEALHKGVELFNDLKHHPRVSIAFGPHAPYTVSDENLHKIRVLADELDAAIHMHVHETAGEVSDALQQSGERPLARLARLGLLGPRFQAVHMTQVDDADLALLLESNSNVVHCPLSNLKLASGFCPVEKLWLAGVNVAVGTDGAASNNSLDLLGDTRTAALLAKAVAGSATALDAHRALRMATLNGARALGMEAHVGSLEVGKAADLASFDLSRLAQQPVYDPVSQLIYAGGRECVRHVWVAGRQLLDEGRLTRLDETSLRDKASAWGERIAAER, translated from the coding sequence ATGCCCGACGTCGATACCGCCCTGGACCTGCTCCTGCTGCCCACCTGGCTGGTACCGGTCGAGCCCGCGGGTGTCGTGCTTCAGGACCATGCCCTGGGTATCCGGGACGGCCAGATCGCCTTCATTGGCCCGCGCAGTGCTGCCGCCCGCTTGCAGGCGAGGGAAATCCGCGAACTACCGGGCCAGTTGCTCGCACCGGGGTTGATCAATGCCCACGGGCACGCAGCGATGACCCTGTTCCGCGGCCTGGCCGACGATCTGCCGCTGATGACCTGGCTCGAACAACACATCTGGCCCGCCGAAGCCCGCTGGGTCAGCGAGGCGTTCGTGCGCGACGGCACCGATCTGGCGATCGCCGAACAACTGCAAGGCGGCATCACCTGTTTTTCGGACATGTACTTCTATCCCGAAGTGGCCGCCGAGCGCGTGCATGCCAGCGGCATGCGTGCGCAGGTGACGGTGCCGGTGCTCAACTTCCCCATCCCCGGCGCGCGGGATGCCGACGAGGCGCTGCACAAGGGCGTCGAGCTGTTCAACGACCTCAAGCACCACCCCCGCGTGAGCATCGCCTTTGGCCCCCATGCGCCCTACACGGTCAGCGACGAAAACCTGCACAAGATCCGCGTGCTGGCGGACGAACTGGACGCCGCCATCCACATGCACGTCCATGAAACCGCAGGTGAAGTGAGCGATGCCCTGCAGCAGAGCGGCGAGCGCCCCCTGGCCAGGCTCGCCCGCCTCGGCCTGCTGGGCCCGCGCTTCCAGGCAGTGCACATGACGCAGGTAGATGACGCCGACCTTGCCCTGCTGCTGGAAAGCAACAGCAACGTCGTGCACTGCCCGCTGTCCAACCTCAAGCTGGCCAGTGGCTTCTGCCCGGTGGAGAAACTCTGGCTGGCTGGCGTCAACGTAGCCGTGGGCACCGACGGCGCCGCCAGCAACAACAGCCTCGACCTGCTCGGCGACACGCGCACCGCGGCGCTGCTGGCCAAGGCCGTCGCCGGTTCGGCGACCGCCCTGGATGCGCACCGCGCGTTGCGCATGGCAACCCTCAATGGCGCTCGCGCTCTGGGTATGGAAGCGCATGTTGGCTCGCTGGAAGTGGGCAAGGCGGCGGACCTGGCGTCCTTCGACCTGTCCAGGCTGGCCCAGCAGCCGGTGTACGACCCGGTATCGCAACTGATCTACGCCGGCGGCCGTGAATGCGTCCGCCACGTCTGGGTCGCGGGCAGGCAACTGCTCGACGAGGGCCGCCTGACGCGCCTGGACGAAACTTCGCTGCGCGACAAGGCCAGCGCCTGGGGTGAACGCATTGCCGCAGAGCGGTAA
- the mtnA gene encoding S-methyl-5-thioribose-1-phosphate isomerase: MRDRLLAAERVKAVDWRGDALHLIDQRALPAQEVWQAFVDAPGVAGAIRSGLVLGASAVAICAAYAVVLAARLHRATGADWRHGLDEDLRMLAALRPATANLSWALERMRERLGRVRADEDPLPALEAEALAIHQSDREANLTMAQLGVELIRRHQGNLQTVLTHANAGALASGGFGTALGVVRGAFHEGMLERVYVGETRPALQGSRLAAWELSREGVPLTVTADSAAAHLMKSKGITWVIVGAERIAANGDIAAPIGTYQLAVGAMHHGVRFMVVATSAAIDMALESGDDIPLLERDARQLLDVAGTRIGADVEAFNPIHDVTPADLIDVIVTEKGIVERPDAAKLAQLMCRRRLH; encoded by the coding sequence ATGCGTGATCGATTGTTGGCGGCGGAACGGGTCAAAGCCGTTGATTGGCGAGGTGACGCGTTGCACCTGATCGACCAGCGCGCGCTTCCTGCGCAGGAAGTCTGGCAGGCTTTCGTCGATGCCCCCGGTGTGGCCGGTGCGATTCGTTCCGGGCTCGTGCTCGGTGCCTCGGCCGTTGCCATCTGCGCAGCCTATGCAGTGGTGCTCGCAGCCCGCCTGCATCGCGCGACCGGTGCCGACTGGCGCCACGGCCTCGACGAAGACCTGCGCATGCTGGCCGCACTCCGCCCGGCCACGGCGAACCTGTCCTGGGCGCTGGAACGCATGCGCGAACGCCTGGGCCGTGTGCGAGCCGACGAAGACCCACTGCCCGCGCTCGAAGCCGAGGCCCTGGCCATTCACCAGAGCGATCGCGAAGCCAATCTGACCATGGCCCAATTGGGTGTGGAATTGATCCGTCGGCACCAGGGCAACCTGCAGACCGTGCTGACCCACGCCAATGCCGGCGCCCTGGCCAGCGGCGGCTTCGGTACCGCGCTCGGAGTGGTGCGTGGGGCGTTCCACGAAGGCATGCTCGAACGCGTCTATGTCGGCGAAACCCGCCCGGCCCTGCAGGGTTCGCGCCTGGCCGCCTGGGAGCTGTCCCGCGAGGGCGTGCCGTTGACCGTGACGGCCGACTCGGCAGCGGCGCACCTGATGAAAAGCAAGGGCATCACCTGGGTGATCGTCGGCGCCGAGCGGATTGCCGCCAACGGCGATATCGCAGCGCCCATCGGCACTTATCAGCTGGCAGTCGGTGCGATGCACCACGGGGTTCGCTTCATGGTGGTGGCCACCAGCGCGGCGATCGACATGGCCCTGGAAAGCGGCGACGACATTCCCCTGCTCGAGCGCGATGCCCGTCAATTGCTGGACGTGGCCGGGACGCGCATCGGCGCCGATGTCGAGGCGTTCAACCCAATCCATGACGTGACACCGGCCGACCTCATCGACGTGATCGTCACCGAAAAAGGTATCGTCGAGCGGCCCGACGCGGCCAAGCTCGCGCAACTGATGTGTCGTCGACGGCTGCATTGA
- the gyrA gene encoding DNA gyrase subunit A, translating into MGELAKEILPVNIEDELRQSYLDYAMSVIVGRALPDARDGLKPVHRRVLFAMSELGNDWNKPYKKSARVVGDVIGKYHPHGDTAVYDTIVRMAQPFSLRYLLVDGQGNFGSVDGDNAAAMRYTEVRMTKLAHELLADLHKETVDWVPNYDGTELIPAVMPTRIPNLLVNGSSGIAVGMATNIPPHNLGEVLDGCLAVIDNPDVTIDELMQFIPGPDFPTAAIINGRQGIIEAYRTGRGRIYMRARSHVEDIDKVGGRQQIVVTELPYQLNKARLIEKIAELVKEKKLEGISELRDESDKDGMRIVIELRRGEVPEVILNNLYAQTQLQAVFGINIVALIDNRPRILNLKDLLEAFVRHRREVVTRRTVFELRKARERGHILEGQAVALSNIDPVIALIKASPTPSEAKEALISTPWESSAVVAMVERAGAESSRPENLDPQYGLRDGKYFLSPEQAQAILELRLHRLTGLEHEKLLAEYQEILNQIAELIRILNSAERLMEVIREELELIRAEYGDVRRTEILDSRLDLTLGDMIPEEERVVTISHSGYAKTQPLSSYQAQRRGGKGKSATGVKDEDYISHLLVANSHATLLLFSSKGKVYWLKTYEIPEASRAARGRPLVNLLPLDDGEYITTMLQIDLEALQATAGADEELDDADDTVLEGEIVEPEEVVEAAEGEDGDTAELVAEPTGAYIFMATAFGTVKKTPLAQFARPRSSGLIALKLKEGDTLIAAAITDGAKEVMLFSDAGKVIRFAEGVVRQMGRGARGIRGMRLGKGQQLISMLIPESGAQILTASERGFGKRTPLSKFPRRGRGGQGVIAMVTKERNGKLIGAIQSQEGEEIMLISDQGTLVRTRVGEVSSLGRNTQGVTLIKLITDEKLVGLERVQEPSEVEDDELEEGVEGAEGIEAVELDDSEVAQGDVEPDAADEAPEE; encoded by the coding sequence ATGGGCGAACTGGCCAAAGAAATCCTCCCGGTCAATATCGAAGACGAGCTGAGACAGTCCTACCTCGACTACGCCATGAGCGTGATCGTCGGTCGTGCACTGCCTGATGCACGTGACGGCTTGAAGCCCGTGCATCGCCGCGTTCTGTTTGCGATGAGTGAGCTGGGCAACGATTGGAACAAACCCTACAAGAAATCGGCCCGTGTGGTCGGTGACGTGATCGGTAAGTACCACCCGCACGGTGATACCGCGGTCTACGACACCATCGTGCGCATGGCCCAGCCGTTTTCCCTGCGCTACCTGCTGGTCGATGGCCAGGGCAACTTCGGTTCCGTTGACGGCGACAACGCCGCGGCCATGCGTTACACCGAGGTGCGCATGACCAAGTTGGCCCACGAGCTGCTGGCCGACCTGCACAAGGAAACCGTCGACTGGGTGCCCAACTACGATGGCACCGAGCTGATCCCGGCAGTCATGCCGACGCGCATTCCCAACCTGCTGGTGAATGGTTCCAGCGGTATCGCCGTGGGCATGGCGACCAACATCCCGCCGCACAACCTGGGGGAAGTGCTCGACGGCTGCCTGGCGGTCATCGACAACCCGGACGTCACCATCGATGAGCTGATGCAGTTCATTCCCGGCCCGGATTTCCCCACCGCCGCGATCATCAACGGTCGCCAGGGCATCATCGAGGCTTACCGTACCGGTCGTGGCCGCATCTACATGCGCGCCCGTTCGCACGTCGAGGACATCGACAAGGTCGGTGGTCGCCAGCAGATCGTCGTCACCGAATTGCCGTACCAGTTGAACAAGGCCCGCCTGATCGAGAAGATCGCCGAGCTGGTGAAGGAGAAGAAGCTCGAAGGCATCTCCGAGCTGCGCGACGAGTCCGACAAGGACGGCATGCGGATCGTCATTGAGCTGCGCCGCGGTGAAGTGCCGGAGGTGATCCTCAACAACCTCTATGCACAGACCCAGCTGCAGGCGGTGTTCGGTATCAACATCGTCGCCCTGATCGACAACCGTCCGCGCATCCTCAACCTCAAGGACCTGCTCGAGGCCTTCGTTCGCCACCGTCGCGAAGTCGTCACCCGTCGCACCGTGTTCGAGCTGCGCAAGGCGCGTGAGCGCGGGCACATTCTCGAAGGCCAGGCGGTCGCGCTGTCCAACATCGATCCGGTCATCGCCCTGATCAAGGCCTCGCCGACGCCGTCCGAAGCCAAGGAAGCGCTGATCAGCACGCCGTGGGAATCCAGCGCGGTGGTGGCCATGGTCGAGCGCGCCGGTGCCGAGTCGTCGCGTCCGGAAAACCTCGATCCGCAGTACGGCCTGCGCGACGGCAAGTATTTCCTCTCGCCGGAACAGGCCCAGGCCATCCTCGAGTTGCGCCTGCACCGCCTGACCGGCCTGGAGCACGAGAAGCTGCTGGCCGAGTACCAGGAGATCCTCAACCAGATCGCCGAGCTGATCCGCATCCTCAACAGCGCCGAGCGCCTGATGGAAGTGATCCGCGAGGAGCTGGAGCTGATCCGCGCCGAATACGGCGACGTGCGCCGCACCGAGATCCTCGATTCGCGTCTGGACCTCACCCTGGGTGACATGATCCCGGAAGAGGAGCGCGTGGTGACCATCTCCCACAGCGGCTACGCCAAGACCCAGCCGCTGTCCTCCTACCAGGCCCAGCGCCGTGGCGGCAAGGGCAAGTCGGCCACCGGCGTCAAGGACGAGGACTACATCTCGCACCTGCTGGTCGCCAACAGCCACGCCACGCTGCTGCTGTTCTCCAGCAAGGGCAAGGTGTACTGGCTCAAGACCTACGAAATTCCCGAGGCCTCCCGCGCGGCCCGTGGCCGTCCGCTGGTCAACCTGCTGCCGCTGGATGATGGCGAGTACATCACCACCATGCTGCAGATCGACCTCGAGGCCCTGCAGGCCACCGCCGGTGCCGACGAAGAGCTGGACGACGCCGACGACACCGTGCTCGAAGGCGAGATCGTCGAGCCAGAGGAAGTCGTCGAGGCGGCTGAAGGCGAAGACGGCGACACCGCCGAGCTGGTGGCCGAGCCGACCGGCGCCTACATCTTCATGGCCACCGCGTTCGGTACCGTCAAGAAGACCCCGCTGGCGCAGTTCGCTCGTCCTCGTTCCAGCGGCCTGATCGCCCTGAAACTCAAGGAAGGCGACACCTTGATCGCCGCCGCCATCACCGACGGCGCCAAGGAAGTCATGCTGTTCTCCGATGCCGGCAAGGTGATCCGCTTCGCCGAAGGCGTCGTGCGTCAGATGGGCCGTGGCGCTCGCGGTATCCGCGGCATGCGCCTGGGCAAGGGCCAGCAGCTGATTTCCATGCTGATCCCCGAGTCCGGCGCGCAGATCCTTACCGCTTCGGAACGCGGCTTCGGCAAGCGCACGCCGCTGAGCAAGTTCCCTCGTCGCGGTCGCGGCGGTCAGGGCGTGATCGCCATGGTCACCAAGGAACGCAACGGCAAGCTGATCGGTGCGATCCAGTCCCAGGAAGGCGAGGAGATCATGCTCATTTCCGACCAGGGCACACTGGTGCGTACCCGCGTCGGCGAAGTGTCCAGTCTGGGCCGCAACACCCAGGGCGTGACCCTGATCAAGCTGATCACCGACGAGAAGCTGGTGGGCCTGGAGCGTGTTCAGGAACCATCGGAAGTCGAGGATGATGAGCTGGAAGAAGGTGTTGAAGGCGCTGAAGGGATCGAAGCTGTAGAGCTGGACGATTCCGAAGTGGCTCAGGGTGACGTCGAGCCCGATGCCGCGGACGAAGCGCCCGAGGAGTAA
- the serC gene encoding 3-phosphoserine/phosphohydroxythreonine transaminase yields MSNRAFNFCAGPAALPEAVLQRAQAEMLNWRGKGLSVMEMSHRSEDYTAIAEKAEQDLRDLLGVPSNYKVLFLQGGASQQFAEIPLNLLPENGTADYIETGIWSKKAIEEARRYGNINVAASAKSCDYLAIPGQDQWALTPGAAYVHYASNETIGGLQFDWVPQTGDTPLVVDMSSDILSRPIDVSRFGLIYAGAQKNIGPSGLVVVIVREDLLGKARSACPTMLDYKIAADNGSMYNTPATYSWYLSGLVFEWLKEQGGVQAMEARNRAKKDRLYGFIDASGFYSNPISLDARSWMNVPFRLADERLDKAFLAGADARGLLNLKGHRSVGGMRASIYNALGLDAIEALVDYMAEFEKENG; encoded by the coding sequence GTGAGCAATCGAGCCTTTAACTTCTGCGCAGGCCCCGCTGCGCTTCCCGAAGCCGTACTGCAGCGCGCCCAGGCTGAAATGCTGAACTGGCGTGGCAAGGGTCTTTCGGTGATGGAGATGAGCCATCGCAGCGAGGACTACACCGCCATCGCCGAGAAGGCCGAACAAGACCTGCGCGACCTGCTTGGCGTGCCGTCCAACTACAAGGTGCTGTTCCTGCAGGGCGGGGCCAGTCAGCAGTTCGCCGAAATCCCGCTCAACCTGCTTCCCGAGAACGGCACGGCGGACTACATCGAGACCGGCATCTGGTCGAAGAAGGCCATCGAGGAAGCACGTCGCTACGGCAACATCAACGTGGCTGCCAGTGCCAAGTCCTGTGACTACCTGGCCATCCCCGGCCAGGACCAGTGGGCGCTGACGCCTGGCGCGGCCTACGTTCACTACGCGTCCAATGAAACCATCGGCGGCTTGCAGTTCGACTGGGTGCCGCAGACCGGCGATACGCCACTGGTCGTCGACATGTCGTCGGACATCCTCTCGCGGCCCATCGACGTCTCCCGGTTCGGCCTGATCTACGCCGGCGCGCAGAAAAACATCGGCCCCAGCGGCCTGGTCGTGGTGATCGTGCGCGAAGACCTGCTGGGCAAGGCCCGCAGTGCCTGCCCGACCATGCTCGACTACAAGATCGCCGCCGACAACGGCTCGATGTACAACACCCCGGCCACCTATTCCTGGTACCTCTCAGGTCTGGTGTTCGAGTGGCTCAAGGAGCAGGGCGGCGTTCAGGCCATGGAGGCGCGCAACCGCGCCAAGAAAGACCGCCTGTACGGTTTCATCGATGCCAGCGGCTTTTACAGCAACCCGATCTCGCTCGACGCCCGGTCCTGGATGAACGTACCGTTCCGCCTGGCCGACGAGCGCCTGGACAAGGCTTTCCTGGCCGGTGCCGACGCACGCGGTCTGCTCAACCTCAAGGGTCACCGTTCGGTCGGTGGCATGCGCGCCTCCATCTACAACGCCCTGGGCCTTGACGCCATCGAAGCGCTGGTCGACTACATGGCGGAGTTCGAAAAGGAAAACGGCTGA
- the pheA gene encoding prephenate dehydratase, with translation MSEHELKALRVRIDSLDEKILELISDRARCAEEVARVKMAALAEGEVPVFYRPEREAQVLKRVMERNKGPLSNEEMARLFREVMSSCLALENPLKVAYLGPEGTFTQAAAMKHFGHAVISKPMAAIDEVFREVVAGAVNFGVVPVENSTEGAVNHTLDSFLEHDMVICGEVELRIHHHLLIGDNTKTDSITRIYSHAQSLAQCRKWLDAHYPNVERIAVASNAEAAKRVKGEWNSAAIAGDMAAGLYGLERLAEKIEDRPDNATRFLIIGNQEVPPTGDDKTSVIVSMSNRPGALHELLVPFHDNGIDLTRIETRPSRSGKWTYVFFIDFIGHHRDPLIKGVLEQISQEAVALKVLGSYPKAVL, from the coding sequence ATGTCCGAACATGAACTCAAGGCCCTGCGGGTCCGCATCGACAGCCTCGACGAAAAGATCCTCGAGCTGATCAGCGATCGCGCCCGCTGCGCCGAAGAAGTCGCACGGGTCAAGATGGCCGCGCTGGCCGAAGGCGAGGTGCCGGTGTTCTACCGGCCCGAGCGTGAGGCGCAAGTGCTCAAGCGTGTCATGGAGCGCAACAAGGGGCCGTTGAGCAACGAGGAAATGGCCCGTCTGTTCCGCGAGGTCATGTCTTCCTGCCTGGCCCTGGAGAACCCGCTGAAGGTGGCCTACCTGGGTCCCGAGGGCACCTTCACCCAAGCGGCCGCCATGAAGCACTTCGGCCACGCCGTGATCAGCAAGCCCATGGCGGCGATCGACGAAGTGTTCCGCGAAGTGGTCGCCGGTGCTGTGAATTTCGGCGTGGTGCCGGTGGAGAACTCCACCGAAGGCGCGGTGAATCACACCCTCGACAGCTTCCTGGAACACGACATGGTGATCTGCGGCGAAGTCGAGCTGCGCATTCACCATCACCTGCTGATCGGCGACAACACCAAGACCGACAGCATTACCCGCATCTATTCCCACGCACAGTCGCTGGCGCAGTGCCGCAAGTGGCTGGACGCACACTACCCGAACGTCGAGCGCATCGCGGTCGCCAGCAACGCCGAAGCGGCCAAGCGGGTCAAGGGTGAATGGAATTCGGCCGCCATCGCCGGCGACATGGCCGCCGGCCTGTACGGCCTGGAGCGCCTGGCCGAAAAGATCGAAGATCGCCCGGACAACGCCACGCGGTTTCTGATCATCGGCAACCAGGAAGTGCCGCCCACCGGCGACGACAAGACCTCGGTCATCGTCTCCATGAGCAACCGCCCGGGCGCCCTGCACGAGCTGCTGGTGCCGTTTCACGACAATGGCATCGACCTCACGCGCATCGAGACACGCCCGTCGCGCAGCGGCAAGTGGACCTACGTGTTCTTCATCGATTTCATCGGCCACCACCGCGACCCGTTGATCAAGGGCGTGCTGGAACAGATCAGTCAGGAAGCCGTAGCACTCAAGGTGCTGGGCTCGTACCCCAAAGCGGTTCTTTAA
- the hisC gene encoding histidinol-phosphate transaminase, with protein MTDFLALAQTGIQQLSPYVPGKPVDELARELDMDPASIIKLASNENPLGASPKTRAAIERELAELTRYPDGNGFELKTQLARQCRVQIDQVTLGNGSNDILELVARAYLAPGLNAVFSEHAFAVYPIVVQAVNAGARVIPAKQFGHDLPAMLAAIDDKTRIVFLANPNNPTGTWFGPQALEDFLAAVPPTVVVVLDEAYIEYAVGGDLPDGLDYLARYPNLLVSRTFSKAYGLAALRVGYGLSSPVIADVLNRIRQPFNVNSLALAAACAALTDTDYLQRSRELNSAGMQQLEKGFAELGLQWIPSKGNFIAVDVGRDAGPVFQGLLREGVIVRPVAGYGMPNHLRVTIGLAEENSRFLEALRQVLARV; from the coding sequence ATGACCGATTTCCTTGCCCTGGCCCAGACCGGTATTCAGCAGTTGTCCCCGTACGTTCCCGGCAAGCCGGTGGACGAGCTGGCCAGAGAGCTGGACATGGATCCAGCCAGTATCATCAAGCTGGCCAGCAACGAGAACCCGTTGGGCGCAAGTCCCAAGACTCGAGCTGCCATCGAGCGCGAACTGGCCGAGCTGACGCGCTATCCAGACGGTAACGGCTTCGAGCTCAAGACCCAGCTGGCGCGGCAGTGCCGCGTACAGATCGACCAGGTGACTTTGGGCAACGGCTCCAACGATATTCTCGAGCTGGTCGCTCGGGCCTACCTGGCGCCGGGCTTGAACGCGGTGTTCAGCGAACATGCCTTCGCGGTCTATCCGATTGTCGTGCAGGCGGTGAACGCCGGCGCGCGGGTCATCCCGGCCAAGCAGTTCGGCCATGACCTGCCCGCGATGCTGGCGGCGATCGATGACAAGACGCGCATCGTGTTCCTGGCCAACCCGAACAACCCGACCGGCACCTGGTTCGGGCCGCAGGCCCTGGAAGACTTCCTGGCCGCGGTTCCACCCACCGTCGTCGTGGTGCTCGACGAGGCCTATATCGAATACGCCGTGGGTGGCGATCTGCCCGACGGCCTGGATTACCTGGCGCGTTACCCTAACCTTTTGGTGTCGCGCACGTTCTCCAAGGCCTACGGCCTGGCCGCACTGCGAGTGGGTTATGGTCTGTCTTCGCCGGTGATCGCCGATGTGCTCAACCGGATTCGCCAGCCATTCAACGTGAACAGCCTGGCGCTGGCAGCGGCCTGCGCTGCGCTCACCGATACCGACTATCTGCAACGCAGCCGCGAACTCAACAGCGCAGGCATGCAGCAGTTGGAGAAAGGGTTCGCCGAGCTGGGGCTGCAGTGGATCCCGTCCAAGGGCAATTTCATTGCCGTGGATGTCGGTCGCGATGCTGGTCCGGTGTTTCAGGGGCTACTGCGCGAAGGTGTGATCGTGCGCCCGGTGGCCGGCTATGGCATGCCCAATCACTTGCGCGTGACTATCGGCCTGGCCGAAGAAAACAGCCGCTTCCTGGAGGCGTTGCGCCAGGTGCTGGCTCGTGTCTGA